The Eublepharis macularius isolate TG4126 chromosome 3, MPM_Emac_v1.0, whole genome shotgun sequence genome has a window encoding:
- the RPS3 gene encoding 40S ribosomal protein S3, which yields MAVQISKKRKFVADGIFKAELNEFLTRELAEDGYSGVEVRVTPTRTEIIILATRTQNVLGEKGRRIRELTAVVQKRFGFPEGSVELYAEKVATRGLCAIAQAESLRYKLLGGLAVRRACYGVLRFIMESGAKGCEVVVSGKLRGQRAKSMKFVDGLMIHSGDPVNYYVDTAVRHVLLRQGVLGIKVKIMLPWDPSGKIGPKKPLPDHVSIVEPKEEILPTTPISEQKGTKPEQPPMPQPVPTA from the exons ATGGCGGTGCAGATCTCCAAGAAGCGAAAG TTTGTGGCTGATGGTATCTTCAAAGCTGAACTGAATGAATTTCTAACTCGGgagctggcagaagatggctaCTCTGGAGTGGAGGTCAGAGTTACCCCAACCAGGACAGAAATCATCATTCTCGCAACCAG AACTCAAAATGTTCTGGGCGAGAAAGGGCGCCGCATCCGTGAGCTGACCGCCGTCGTGCAGAAGCGCTTCGGATTTCCTGAAGGAAGTGTTGAG CTCTATGCCGAGAAGGTGGCCACGAGAGGCCTCTGCGCCATCGCCCAGGCAGAGTCCCTGCGCTACAAGCTTCTGGGGGGGCTGGCAGTACGTAG GGCGTGTTACGGTGTCCTCCGCTTCATCATGGAGAGCGGGGCCAAGGGCTGCGAAGTGGTCGTCTCGGGGAAGCTCCGGGGGCAGCGAGCAAAGTCCATGAAATTTGTGGACGGCTTGATGATCCACAGCGGGGACCCCGTCAACTACTACGTCGACACGGCTGTGCGCCATGTCCTCCTCAGGCAGG GTGTGCTGGGCATTAAAGTGAAGATTATGCTGCCCTGGGACCCAAGCGGGAAGATTGGGCCCAAGAAGCCTTTGCCAGACCACGTCAGCATTGTGGAGCCCAAGGAAGAGATCCTGCCCACCACCCCCATCTCAGAGCAGAAAGGCACGAAACCAGAGCAGCCCCCCATGCCTCAGCCGGTTCCCACTGCATAA